A region of Haliotis asinina isolate JCU_RB_2024 chromosome 7, JCU_Hal_asi_v2, whole genome shotgun sequence DNA encodes the following proteins:
- the LOC137291933 gene encoding heterogeneous nuclear ribonucleoprotein M-like — MGLMEVVSGVEMMGLMEVVSGVEMMGLMEVVSGVEMMGLMEVVSGVEMMGLMEVVSGVEMMGLMEVVSGVEMMGLMEVVSGVEMMGLMEVVSGVEMMGLMEVVSGVEMMGLMEVVSGVEMMGLMEVVSGVEMMGLMEVVSGVEMMGLTEVVSGVEMICEV, encoded by the coding sequence ATGGGCCTGATGGAGGTGGTGAGCGGGGTTGAGATGATGGGCCTGATGGAGGTGGTGAGCGGGGTTGAGATGATGGGACTGATGGAGGTGGTGAGCGGGGTTGAGATGATGGGACTGATGGAGGTGGTGAGCGGGGTTGAGATGATGGGACTGATGGAGGTGGTGAGCGGGGTTGAGATGATGGGCCTGATGGAGGTGGTGAGCGGGGTTGAGATGATGGGCCTGATGGAGGTGGTGAGCGGGGTTGAGATGATGGGACTGATGGAGGTGGTGAGCGGGGTTGAGATGATGGGCCTGATGGAGGTGGTGAGCGGGGTTGAGATGATGGGCCTGATGGAGGTGGTGAGCGGGGTTGAGATGATGGGACTGATGGAGGTGGTGAGCGGGGTTGAGATGATGGGCCTGATGGAGGTGGTGAGCGGGGTTGAGATGATGGGACTGACGGAGGTGGTGAGCGGGGTTGAGATGATATGTGAGGTGTAG